The genomic window AGGTCGTCCAGGCTTCCCCGCTCGCTGACCAGAAGGAAGACCGGGATTTGGTGGCGCAGGTTGAGGGTAGCCAGTTCGCCCGTACAGGTGAACAGCCCGGTCGCCCCGATCAGCACCGCCGACCGGGTCCCGGTGAAGAAGGCCCCCGTGGCCACGGCCACGGCCTCCGACTCACGGGCCACCCGGACGCTGGTGATCTCGGGGTCGGCGGCCAGCCGGGTGATCAAGGGCGCCATCCAGTCGTCGGGCAGGCAGGCGACGAGGCGCACCCCGCAGGCCTTGATCGCTTCGTGCAGGGCGGCATAGGGGTCAGTGGCGATGACATCCGGCAATTACTGAACACCTCCCAAACTGGGACCACAGTCTACGGCCGTTCCGGCGCCGAGGCCTCCGGTCACGCGGCCGCCCGTCACGCGGCCGCCGTGGACGACCAACCACCGATTCGGCAAGGAGGCCACCGGGTGGTCGGGGGGCCTGGCCTCCAGCACCACCAGGTCGGCCGGGCGGCCCGGCTCAAGGCCGTAGTCGGTCACCCCGGCGATGCCCGCCGCCTTGGTGGTGACCATGTCC from Bacillota bacterium includes these protein-coding regions:
- a CDS encoding thiamine pyrophosphate-binding protein, with protein sequence MPDVIATDPYAALHEAIKACGVRLVACLPDDWMAPLITRLAADPEITSVRVARESEAVAVATGAFFTGTRSAVLIGATGLFTCTGELATLNLRHQIPVFLLVSERGSLDDLRIYQEVQGRRLKPVLEALDFPHFRVDSLEAVARLPQAYEWGRLQKRPVVAFLARTLLKKDAGRGLR